From Paenibacillus sp. PK3_47, the proteins below share one genomic window:
- a CDS encoding MFS transporter: MTAHWKRNIILFMTSQTISLFGSSLVQYAILWYITLNTQSGIMMTISILCGFLPTFVLSPFAGVWADRYSRKLLIVLSDSIIALSTLILAVLFLMGYDDMWLLFVVSAVRALGAGVQTPAVGAMLPQLVPEDQLTRINGLNGSIQAMVMLLSPMLSGALLSMASIEAIFFIDVITAAVAVSTMLIFVRVPLHTKAAAKQAISYLQDLSLGFNYIKGHRYIQNFFIFCAFFFVLAAPAAFLTPLQVTRTFGDDIWRLTAIEIAFSIGMMLGGLIMSVWPGFRNRVHTMTLSSLAFGVCTFALGVIPDFWIYLGVMGVTGLAMPFFNTPSTVLLQEKVEPDYLGRVFGVLGMISSSMMPLGMLVFGPLADSVRVEWLLMISGVLLFIQGFFLLGNKVLIEAGKPAAAVKTDP, encoded by the coding sequence ATGACTGCCCATTGGAAAAGAAACATTATTCTCTTCATGACCAGCCAGACGATTTCCCTGTTTGGCTCCTCGCTTGTGCAGTATGCGATTCTCTGGTATATCACCCTGAACACCCAGTCCGGTATTATGATGACGATTTCGATTCTGTGCGGATTTTTGCCGACGTTTGTGCTGTCTCCTTTCGCCGGAGTATGGGCAGACCGTTACAGCCGCAAACTGCTGATTGTGCTCTCCGATTCGATTATTGCGCTCTCAACCCTGATTCTCGCCGTGCTGTTTCTGATGGGCTACGATGATATGTGGCTGCTGTTTGTGGTTTCTGCAGTGCGTGCGCTTGGTGCGGGTGTGCAGACTCCCGCTGTAGGCGCAATGCTGCCGCAGCTGGTGCCGGAAGATCAGCTTACGCGGATCAACGGGCTTAACGGCAGTATTCAGGCGATGGTCATGCTGCTCTCCCCGATGCTCAGCGGCGCGCTGCTCTCGATGGCCAGCATTGAAGCGATATTTTTTATTGATGTCATTACGGCGGCGGTTGCCGTCTCGACGATGCTGATTTTTGTACGTGTGCCGCTGCACACCAAAGCTGCCGCCAAGCAGGCGATAAGCTATCTGCAGGATCTGAGCCTCGGATTTAACTACATTAAAGGGCACCGCTATATCCAGAATTTTTTTATTTTTTGCGCCTTTTTCTTTGTGCTGGCTGCACCGGCTGCTTTTCTGACTCCGCTGCAGGTTACAAGAACCTTCGGGGATGACATCTGGCGGCTGACTGCCATTGAAATAGCCTTTTCCATCGGCATGATGCTGGGCGGTCTGATTATGTCGGTCTGGCCGGGCTTCCGCAACCGCGTGCATACGATGACCCTATCCTCTCTGGCATTTGGGGTGTGCACCTTTGCGCTTGGGGTGATTCCGGATTTCTGGATTTATCTTGGCGTTATGGGCGTGACCGGGCTTGCCATGCCTTTCTTCAATACACCGTCCACAGTACTGCTGCAGGAAAAGGTGGAGCCGGATTATCTGGGCAGGGTGTTTGGCGTGCTCGGGATGATCTCAAGCTCCATGATGCCGCTGGGCATGCTGGTGTTCGGACCGCTGGCTGACAGCGTGCGGGTGGAATGGCTGCTGATGATTTCCGGAGTGCTGTTGTTTATTCAGGGATTTTTCCTGCTGGGCAACAAAGTGCTGATCGAAGCAGGTAAGCCTGCAGCTGCTGTTAAAACTGATCCATAG
- a CDS encoding HEAT repeat domain-containing protein, which translates to MNNEELNQELPENYEELKKAAGRSADWRARLAAVEELGAYKHKQVIDILNRLMTTDPVYTVQEAAYQKLAAFGEDVKVPSKNKAELFRGIPKIVLRIKKSLPRDHSYEEFKEKLKKMRIDVYDAYEGEKGEDFDKWLEKQWQSATK; encoded by the coding sequence TTGAATAATGAAGAATTGAACCAGGAGCTGCCCGAAAATTACGAGGAACTGAAGAAGGCGGCTGGACGCTCTGCGGATTGGAGAGCACGTCTGGCAGCTGTCGAAGAACTCGGCGCTTATAAGCATAAACAGGTTATCGATATCCTTAACCGTCTGATGACCACTGACCCGGTATATACCGTCCAAGAAGCTGCATACCAGAAGCTTGCTGCCTTTGGCGAAGATGTGAAGGTGCCGTCGAAGAACAAAGCCGAGCTGTTCAGAGGCATTCCTAAGATTGTGCTGCGCATCAAGAAGAGCCTGCCGCGGGATCACTCTTATGAAGAGTTCAAGGAAAAGCTGAAGAAGATGAGAATCGACGTCTACGATGCCTATGAAGGTGAGAAGGGCGAAGATTTCGACAAATGGCTGGAGAAGCAGTGGCAATCGGCCACTAAATAG
- a CDS encoding phosphotransferase: MEALQDIPGSEDWVTVEPVLKGWSSDQKYYIEDKAGRKLLLRLSSARALEGKRAEFEVVKLFNQLDFPMSQAIDCGVCSKGKYTYMLLTWVEGRPLEGKLADLDPGEQYRLGEEAGRMLKQLHSLPCAGTPDEWEQAMQAKILRRIQEYEECPYRVEGDGQAIAFVKKHVSLIHQVAKVYQHGDFHIGNLIHTPEGGIGVIDFNRWDIGDYAEEFCKLQIFDRERSIPFALGRLKGYFGGEPPEEFWKRQALYVAYVSLFSIQWAVPFGAEDIEGMQIRCRQALEDYRNFTTWIPRWYA, from the coding sequence ATGGAGGCATTGCAGGATATACCGGGTTCGGAGGACTGGGTGACGGTGGAGCCTGTGCTCAAAGGCTGGTCCAGCGATCAAAAGTATTATATTGAAGACAAGGCCGGCCGCAAACTGCTGCTGAGGCTTTCTTCAGCCCGGGCATTAGAGGGAAAACGTGCTGAATTTGAAGTTGTTAAGCTGTTTAACCAGCTGGATTTTCCGATGTCACAGGCGATAGATTGTGGCGTATGCAGTAAAGGGAAATATACCTATATGCTGCTTACCTGGGTGGAAGGACGTCCGCTCGAAGGGAAACTGGCGGACCTTGATCCGGGAGAACAGTACCGTTTGGGTGAGGAAGCCGGAAGAATGCTGAAGCAGCTGCATTCACTTCCGTGTGCCGGTACACCGGATGAATGGGAGCAGGCGATGCAGGCCAAAATTCTGAGGCGGATCCAGGAATATGAAGAGTGCCCTTACCGGGTGGAAGGGGATGGGCAGGCGATAGCTTTTGTCAAAAAGCATGTCAGTCTTATTCATCAGGTTGCAAAGGTCTATCAGCACGGGGACTTTCACATTGGCAATCTGATTCATACCCCGGAGGGCGGGATAGGCGTCATCGACTTCAACCGCTGGGATATCGGAGATTATGCCGAGGAGTTCTGCAAGCTGCAAATCTTTGACCGTGAGCGCAGCATCCCTTTTGCCCTGGGGAGATTGAAGGGGTATTTCGGCGGGGAGCCTCCTGAAGAGTTCTGGAAAAGACAGGCACTTTACGTTGCTTACGTCTCCTTGTTTTCGATTCAATGGGCCGTTCCCTTCGGGGCTGAGGACATTGAGGGTATGCAGATCCGCTGCAGGCAGGCGCTGGAGGATTACAGGAATTTCACCACATGGATTCCGCGCTGGTATGCCTGA